In Hippoglossus stenolepis isolate QCI-W04-F060 chromosome 21, HSTE1.2, whole genome shotgun sequence, one DNA window encodes the following:
- the mybpc2b gene encoding myosin binding protein Cb isoform X3: MPEPVPAAKPEGEATPQPDEDELPPADGDSEADGDEPGSTELTGLFLEKPPNEVLAVAGGDVTLIARVDSTTLTRKPTMKWLKGKWLDLGSKAGKHMQFKETYDRNTKIYTYEMKIIKVVAGDAGGYRCEVTSKDKCDSSIFEVSVESAHQEEQQGDILSAFKRTDAGEDDGNLDFSALLKATKKKKRPEKEEPAIDVWELLQSAHPSEYEKIAFEYGITDLRGMLKRLKKMKVVEPKHSEAFLTRMESCYSVEKGKKIVLKCEVIDPNVQVKWLKNGQEIKPSAKYVMEANGNMRTLTINRTTLADDAAYECVVGEDKCFTEVFVKEPPVTITKLMDDYHVVVGERVEFEVEVSEEGAHVMWFFEDIELHKDKDSKYRFKKDGRKHTLIIHEATLNDIGMYHAWTNGGHTKGELEVEEKELEVLQDIADLTVRATDQAMFKCEVSDDKVTGKWFKDGVEVLPSERIKMTHIGRFHRLIIEDVKPDDAGDYTFVPDGYALSLSAKLNFLEIKIDYVPRQDPPKIHLDTTGNMVSQNTIIVVAGNKLRLDVEISGEPAPTVVWSKGDKPITENQGRVRVEARKDLSCFVIEGAEREDEGNYTICVTNPAGEDKAMLLVKIVDVPDPPENVKCTAVGEDCGTIVWDPPVFDGGVIVKGYLMERKKKGSSRWTKLNFDVYESTTYEAKRMIEGVLYEMRVFAVNSIGLSPPSLSSKPFMPIAPTSEPTRLTVYDTTNNSCTLKWLIPEKIGAGGLDGYIIEYCKEGDTEWVVANKELCERQGYVVRGLPMGEKINFRVVAVNIAGRSAPATLQQPVTIHEIVEHPKIRLPRELRTKYIRKVGEKLNLTIPFQGKPRPIATWYKDGQPVDDKMVSVRNSNVDTILFIRSAEREHSGTYELVLQIENLEDRASILIRIVDKPGPPINVRVMDVWGFNAALEWEPPKDNGNCEISGYTIQKADMKTKEWFTVYEHNRRPSCTASDLIMGNEYMFRVYSENLCGKSEEVRFSKNTANIAKTGLEIKRNPYKEMDMACMPKFTQPLIDRAVVAGYSTAISCAVRGYPKPKIVWMKNKMIIGGDPKYLMQNNQGVLTLNIRKPSAFDGGKYSCMAVNDLGKDEVECRLDVKAFVEQEKK; the protein is encoded by the exons ATGCCTGAGCCAGTCCCTGCAG cCAAACCGGAGGGGGAAG CCACACCGCAGCCAGATGAAGATG AACTACCCCCTGCAGATGGAG ATTCAGAAGCTGATGGGGATG AGCCTGGGTCAACCGAGCTCACCGGGCTCTTCCTTGAGAAACCTCCGAATGAGGTCCTCGCCGTTGCAG GAGGGGACGTCACTCTCATCGCTCGGGTGGACTCGACCACCCTGACGAGAAAACCCACCATGAAGTGGCTGAAGGGCAAGTGGCTGGACCTTGGCAGCAAGGCCGGGAAACATATGCAGTTTAAAGAAACCTATGACAGAAACAccaag ATCTACACTTATGAGATGAAGATCATCAAAGTGGTCGCTGGGGATGCTGGAGGCTACAGGTGCGAGGTGACATCCAAAGACAAGTGTGACAGCTCCATCTTTGAAGTGTCCGTTGAGT CTGCACatcaggaggagcagcagggggATATTTTGTCTGCCTTCAAGAGAAC GGATGCTGGAGAGGATGACGGAAATCTGGACTTCAGTGCTCTGCTCAAAGCCACCAAGAA GAAGAAGAGGCCAGAAAAAGAGGAACCAGCGATAGATGTGTGGGAATTGCTCCAGAGTGCCCATCCAAGCGAGTACGAGAAAATCGCCTTTGAGTATGGCATCACTGACCTGAGGGGCATGCTGAAACGTCTGAAAAAGATGAAGGTGGTCGAGCCCAAGCACAGCGAGG CTTTCCTGACAAGGATGGAGTCTTGCTACTCGGTGGAAAAGGGCAAGAAGATTGTCCTGAAGTGCGAGGTTATCGATCCCAACGTCCAGGTCAAATGGTTGAAGAATGGCCAGGAGATCAAACCCTCAGCCAA GTACGTCATGGAGGCCAACGGCAACATGAGAACCCTCACTATCAACAGGACGACCCTGGCCGATGATGCTGCGTATGAATGTGTGGTGGGAGAAGACAAGTGTTTCACTGAGGTGTTTGTCAAAG AGCCCCCTGTGACCATCACCAAGCTGATGGATGACTATCATGTGGTCgtgggagagagagtggagttTGAGGTCGAAGTGTCGGAGGAGGGCGCCCACGTCATGTG GTTTTTTGAGGATATAGAGcttcacaaagacaaagactcCAAGTATCGCTTCAAGAAGGACGGAAGGAAGCACACGCTCATCATCCACGAGGCGACGCTGAATGACATCGGAATGTACCATGCCTGGACAAACGGGGGGCACACCAAAGGAGAGCTGGAAGTGGAAG AGAAAGAGCTGGAGGTGCTGCAGGACATCGCTGATCTGACAGTGAGGGCGACAGACCAGGCCATGTTCAAGTGTGAAGTGTCCGACGACAAGGTCACAGGAAAGTGGTTTAAAGATGGCGTGGAGGTTTTGCCAAGCGAACGCATCAAAATGACTCACATTGGAAG GTTCCACCGGCTGATTATTGAGGATGTGAAGCCGGACGATGCCGGAGACTACACGTTTGTTCCTGATGGATACGCTCTGTCACTTTCTGCCAAACTCAACTTCTTGG AAATTAAGATCGACTATGTGCCTAGACAAG ATCCTCCAAAGATCCACCTGGACACCACTGGAAACATGGTCTCCCAGAACACTATCATTGTGGTGGCGGGCAACAAGCTGCGACTGGATGTGGAGATCTCAGGAGAACCAGCACCCACTGTTGTTTGGTCCAAAGGAGATAAG CCAATCACAGAAAATCAAGGCCGTGTGAGGGTGGAGGCCAGGAAAGACCTGAGCTGCTTCGTCATTGAGGGAgcggagagggaggatgagggCAACTACACCATCTGTGTCACTAACCCCGCCGGAGAGGACAAGGCTATGCTGTTAGTGAAGATCGTGG ATGTGCCCGACCCCCCTGAGAATGTCAAATGCACAGCCGTGGGAGAGGACTGCGGCACCATCGTCTGGGACCCCCCTGTATTTGATGGCGGTGTCATAGTCAAAG GTTATCTcatggagaggaagaagaagggcTCCTCCAGATGGACAAAACTCAACTTCGACGTTTACGAATCGACCACATACGAAGCTAAGAGGATGATTGAAGGCGTCCTGTACGAGATGAGGGTGTTCGCCGTCAACAGCATCGGCTTGTCTCCGCCGAGCCTCAGCTCCAAACCCTTCATGCCCATTG cCCCGACCAGTGAGCCGACGCGCCTGACAGTGTACGATACGACGAACAACTCATGCACGCTGAAGTGGCTCATCCCGGAGAAGATTGGAGCTGGAGGCCTGGATGGTTACATTATTGAATACTGCAAGGAAGGAG ACACTGAGTGGGTGGTGGCCAACAAGGAACTTTGTGAGAGACAGGGATACGTGGTGCGTGGCCTCCCCATGGGAGAGAAGATCAACTTCAGGGTGGTGGCTGTAAACATCGCTGGACGCAGTGCCCCTGCTACACTGCAGCAGCCTGTCACCATCCACGAGATCGTTG AACATCCAAAGATCCGCCTTCCTCGTGAACTAAGAACAAAGTACATCAGAAAAGTAGGAGAAAAGCTCAACCTGACCATCCCCTTCCAG GGTAAACCACGTCCCATCGCGACCTGGTACAAAGATGGTCAACCCGTGGACGACAAGATGGTCAGCGTGCGTAACTCAAACGTGGACACCATCCTGTTCATCCgctcagcagagagagagcactcTGGAACTTATGAGCTGGTTCTACAGATTGAGAACCTGGAGGACAGGGCCTCCATCCTCATCCGGATTGTTG ACAAGCCTGGGCCTCCAATAAACGTGAGGGTGATGGACGTCTGGGGCTTCAATGCGGCGCTGGAGTGGGAGCCCCCGAAGGACAATGGCAACTGTGAGATCTCCGGATATACCATCCAGAAGGCGGACATGAAGACcaag GAATGGTTCACCGTGTATGAACACAACAGACGGCCAAGCTGCACTGCCTCAGATCTGATCATGGGCAATGAATACATGTTCCGCGTCTACAGTGAAAACCTCTGTGGCAAGAGCGAGGAGGTGCGCTTCAGCAAGAACACGGCAAACATCGCCAAGACAG GCCTGGAAATCAAACGAAACCCCTACAAGGAGATGGACATGGCCTGTATGCCCAAGTTCACACAGCCCTTAATCGACAGAGCTGTGGTTGCCGGTTACAGCACCGCCATCAGCTGCGCCGTCAGAGGCTACCCCAAG CCTAAGATTGTCTGGATGAAGAACAAAATGATCATCGGCGGGGATCCCAAGTACTTGATGCAGAACAACCAAGGAGTGCTGACCCTGAACATTCGCAAGCCAAGCGCCTTTGATGGCGGCAAATACTCCTGCATGGCTGTCAATGACCTGGGCAAGGACGAGGTGGAGTGCAGACTGGACGTCAAAG CTTTCGTAGAACAGGAGAAGAAGTGA
- the mybpc2b gene encoding myosin binding protein Cb isoform X6: MPEPVPAAKPEGEAPEAPAEEELPPADGEPGSTELTGLFLEKPPNEVLAVAGGDVTLIARVDSTTLTRKPTMKWLKGKWLDLGSKAGKHMQFKETYDRNTKIYTYEMKIIKVVAGDAGGYRCEVTSKDKCDSSIFEVSVESAHQEEQQGDILSAFKRTDAGEDDGNLDFSALLKATKKKKRPEKEEPAIDVWELLQSAHPSEYEKIAFEYGITDLRGMLKRLKKMKVVEPKHSEAFLTRMESCYSVEKGKKIVLKCEVIDPNVQVKWLKNGQEIKPSAKYVMEANGNMRTLTINRTTLADDAAYECVVGEDKCFTEVFVKEPPVTITKLMDDYHVVVGERVEFEVEVSEEGAHVMWFFEDIELHKDKDSKYRFKKDGRKHTLIIHEATLNDIGMYHAWTNGGHTKGELEVEEKELEVLQDIADLTVRATDQAMFKCEVSDDKVTGKWFKDGVEVLPSERIKMTHIGRFHRLIIEDVKPDDAGDYTFVPDGYALSLSAKLNFLEIKIDYVPRQDPPKIHLDTTGNMVSQNTIIVVAGNKLRLDVEISGEPAPTVVWSKGDKPITENQGRVRVEARKDLSCFVIEGAEREDEGNYTICVTNPAGEDKAMLLVKIVDVPDPPENVKCTAVGEDCGTIVWDPPVFDGGVIVKGYLMERKKKGSSRWTKLNFDVYESTTYEAKRMIEGVLYEMRVFAVNSIGLSPPSLSSKPFMPIAPTSEPTRLTVYDTTNNSCTLKWLIPEKIGAGGLDGYIIEYCKEGDTEWVVANKELCERQGYVVRGLPMGEKINFRVVAVNIAGRSAPATLQQPVTIHEIVEHPKIRLPRELRTKYIRKVGEKLNLTIPFQGKPRPIATWYKDGQPVDDKMVSVRNSNVDTILFIRSAEREHSGTYELVLQIENLEDRASILIRIVDKPGPPINVRVMDVWGFNAALEWEPPKDNGNCEISGYTIQKADMKTKEWFTVYEHNRRPSCTASDLIMGNEYMFRVYSENLCGKSEEVRFSKNTANIAKTGLEIKRNPYKEMDMACMPKFTQPLIDRAVVAGYSTAISCAVRGYPKPKIVWMKNKMIIGGDPKYLMQNNQGVLTLNIRKPSAFDGGKYSCMAVNDLGKDEVECRLDVKAFVEQEKK, encoded by the exons ATGCCTGAGCCAGTCCCTGCAG cCAAACCGGAGGGGGAAG CCCCAGAGGCACCAGCTGAAGAGG AACTACCCCCTGCAGATGGAG AGCCTGGGTCAACCGAGCTCACCGGGCTCTTCCTTGAGAAACCTCCGAATGAGGTCCTCGCCGTTGCAG GAGGGGACGTCACTCTCATCGCTCGGGTGGACTCGACCACCCTGACGAGAAAACCCACCATGAAGTGGCTGAAGGGCAAGTGGCTGGACCTTGGCAGCAAGGCCGGGAAACATATGCAGTTTAAAGAAACCTATGACAGAAACAccaag ATCTACACTTATGAGATGAAGATCATCAAAGTGGTCGCTGGGGATGCTGGAGGCTACAGGTGCGAGGTGACATCCAAAGACAAGTGTGACAGCTCCATCTTTGAAGTGTCCGTTGAGT CTGCACatcaggaggagcagcagggggATATTTTGTCTGCCTTCAAGAGAAC GGATGCTGGAGAGGATGACGGAAATCTGGACTTCAGTGCTCTGCTCAAAGCCACCAAGAA GAAGAAGAGGCCAGAAAAAGAGGAACCAGCGATAGATGTGTGGGAATTGCTCCAGAGTGCCCATCCAAGCGAGTACGAGAAAATCGCCTTTGAGTATGGCATCACTGACCTGAGGGGCATGCTGAAACGTCTGAAAAAGATGAAGGTGGTCGAGCCCAAGCACAGCGAGG CTTTCCTGACAAGGATGGAGTCTTGCTACTCGGTGGAAAAGGGCAAGAAGATTGTCCTGAAGTGCGAGGTTATCGATCCCAACGTCCAGGTCAAATGGTTGAAGAATGGCCAGGAGATCAAACCCTCAGCCAA GTACGTCATGGAGGCCAACGGCAACATGAGAACCCTCACTATCAACAGGACGACCCTGGCCGATGATGCTGCGTATGAATGTGTGGTGGGAGAAGACAAGTGTTTCACTGAGGTGTTTGTCAAAG AGCCCCCTGTGACCATCACCAAGCTGATGGATGACTATCATGTGGTCgtgggagagagagtggagttTGAGGTCGAAGTGTCGGAGGAGGGCGCCCACGTCATGTG GTTTTTTGAGGATATAGAGcttcacaaagacaaagactcCAAGTATCGCTTCAAGAAGGACGGAAGGAAGCACACGCTCATCATCCACGAGGCGACGCTGAATGACATCGGAATGTACCATGCCTGGACAAACGGGGGGCACACCAAAGGAGAGCTGGAAGTGGAAG AGAAAGAGCTGGAGGTGCTGCAGGACATCGCTGATCTGACAGTGAGGGCGACAGACCAGGCCATGTTCAAGTGTGAAGTGTCCGACGACAAGGTCACAGGAAAGTGGTTTAAAGATGGCGTGGAGGTTTTGCCAAGCGAACGCATCAAAATGACTCACATTGGAAG GTTCCACCGGCTGATTATTGAGGATGTGAAGCCGGACGATGCCGGAGACTACACGTTTGTTCCTGATGGATACGCTCTGTCACTTTCTGCCAAACTCAACTTCTTGG AAATTAAGATCGACTATGTGCCTAGACAAG ATCCTCCAAAGATCCACCTGGACACCACTGGAAACATGGTCTCCCAGAACACTATCATTGTGGTGGCGGGCAACAAGCTGCGACTGGATGTGGAGATCTCAGGAGAACCAGCACCCACTGTTGTTTGGTCCAAAGGAGATAAG CCAATCACAGAAAATCAAGGCCGTGTGAGGGTGGAGGCCAGGAAAGACCTGAGCTGCTTCGTCATTGAGGGAgcggagagggaggatgagggCAACTACACCATCTGTGTCACTAACCCCGCCGGAGAGGACAAGGCTATGCTGTTAGTGAAGATCGTGG ATGTGCCCGACCCCCCTGAGAATGTCAAATGCACAGCCGTGGGAGAGGACTGCGGCACCATCGTCTGGGACCCCCCTGTATTTGATGGCGGTGTCATAGTCAAAG GTTATCTcatggagaggaagaagaagggcTCCTCCAGATGGACAAAACTCAACTTCGACGTTTACGAATCGACCACATACGAAGCTAAGAGGATGATTGAAGGCGTCCTGTACGAGATGAGGGTGTTCGCCGTCAACAGCATCGGCTTGTCTCCGCCGAGCCTCAGCTCCAAACCCTTCATGCCCATTG cCCCGACCAGTGAGCCGACGCGCCTGACAGTGTACGATACGACGAACAACTCATGCACGCTGAAGTGGCTCATCCCGGAGAAGATTGGAGCTGGAGGCCTGGATGGTTACATTATTGAATACTGCAAGGAAGGAG ACACTGAGTGGGTGGTGGCCAACAAGGAACTTTGTGAGAGACAGGGATACGTGGTGCGTGGCCTCCCCATGGGAGAGAAGATCAACTTCAGGGTGGTGGCTGTAAACATCGCTGGACGCAGTGCCCCTGCTACACTGCAGCAGCCTGTCACCATCCACGAGATCGTTG AACATCCAAAGATCCGCCTTCCTCGTGAACTAAGAACAAAGTACATCAGAAAAGTAGGAGAAAAGCTCAACCTGACCATCCCCTTCCAG GGTAAACCACGTCCCATCGCGACCTGGTACAAAGATGGTCAACCCGTGGACGACAAGATGGTCAGCGTGCGTAACTCAAACGTGGACACCATCCTGTTCATCCgctcagcagagagagagcactcTGGAACTTATGAGCTGGTTCTACAGATTGAGAACCTGGAGGACAGGGCCTCCATCCTCATCCGGATTGTTG ACAAGCCTGGGCCTCCAATAAACGTGAGGGTGATGGACGTCTGGGGCTTCAATGCGGCGCTGGAGTGGGAGCCCCCGAAGGACAATGGCAACTGTGAGATCTCCGGATATACCATCCAGAAGGCGGACATGAAGACcaag GAATGGTTCACCGTGTATGAACACAACAGACGGCCAAGCTGCACTGCCTCAGATCTGATCATGGGCAATGAATACATGTTCCGCGTCTACAGTGAAAACCTCTGTGGCAAGAGCGAGGAGGTGCGCTTCAGCAAGAACACGGCAAACATCGCCAAGACAG GCCTGGAAATCAAACGAAACCCCTACAAGGAGATGGACATGGCCTGTATGCCCAAGTTCACACAGCCCTTAATCGACAGAGCTGTGGTTGCCGGTTACAGCACCGCCATCAGCTGCGCCGTCAGAGGCTACCCCAAG CCTAAGATTGTCTGGATGAAGAACAAAATGATCATCGGCGGGGATCCCAAGTACTTGATGCAGAACAACCAAGGAGTGCTGACCCTGAACATTCGCAAGCCAAGCGCCTTTGATGGCGGCAAATACTCCTGCATGGCTGTCAATGACCTGGGCAAGGACGAGGTGGAGTGCAGACTGGACGTCAAAG CTTTCGTAGAACAGGAGAAGAAGTGA
- the mybpc2b gene encoding myosin binding protein Cb isoform X4: protein MPEPVPAAKPEGEAPEAPAEEELPPADGDSEADGDEPGSTELTGLFLEKPPNEVLAVAGGDVTLIARVDSTTLTRKPTMKWLKGKWLDLGSKAGKHMQFKETYDRNTKIYTYEMKIIKVVAGDAGGYRCEVTSKDKCDSSIFEVSVESAHQEEQQGDILSAFKRTDAGEDDGNLDFSALLKATKKKKRPEKEEPAIDVWELLQSAHPSEYEKIAFEYGITDLRGMLKRLKKMKVVEPKHSEAFLTRMESCYSVEKGKKIVLKCEVIDPNVQVKWLKNGQEIKPSAKYVMEANGNMRTLTINRTTLADDAAYECVVGEDKCFTEVFVKEPPVTITKLMDDYHVVVGERVEFEVEVSEEGAHVMWFFEDIELHKDKDSKYRFKKDGRKHTLIIHEATLNDIGMYHAWTNGGHTKGELEVEEKELEVLQDIADLTVRATDQAMFKCEVSDDKVTGKWFKDGVEVLPSERIKMTHIGRFHRLIIEDVKPDDAGDYTFVPDGYALSLSAKLNFLEIKIDYVPRQDPPKIHLDTTGNMVSQNTIIVVAGNKLRLDVEISGEPAPTVVWSKGDKPITENQGRVRVEARKDLSCFVIEGAEREDEGNYTICVTNPAGEDKAMLLVKIVDVPDPPENVKCTAVGEDCGTIVWDPPVFDGGVIVKGYLMERKKKGSSRWTKLNFDVYESTTYEAKRMIEGVLYEMRVFAVNSIGLSPPSLSSKPFMPIAPTSEPTRLTVYDTTNNSCTLKWLIPEKIGAGGLDGYIIEYCKEGDTEWVVANKELCERQGYVVRGLPMGEKINFRVVAVNIAGRSAPATLQQPVTIHEIVEHPKIRLPRELRTKYIRKVGEKLNLTIPFQGKPRPIATWYKDGQPVDDKMVSVRNSNVDTILFIRSAEREHSGTYELVLQIENLEDRASILIRIVDKPGPPINVRVMDVWGFNAALEWEPPKDNGNCEISGYTIQKADMKTKEWFTVYEHNRRPSCTASDLIMGNEYMFRVYSENLCGKSEEVRFSKNTANIAKTGLEIKRNPYKEMDMACMPKFTQPLIDRAVVAGYSTAISCAVRGYPKPKIVWMKNKMIIGGDPKYLMQNNQGVLTLNIRKPSAFDGGKYSCMAVNDLGKDEVECRLDVKAFVEQEKK, encoded by the exons ATGCCTGAGCCAGTCCCTGCAG cCAAACCGGAGGGGGAAG CCCCAGAGGCACCAGCTGAAGAGG AACTACCCCCTGCAGATGGAG ATTCAGAAGCTGATGGGGATG AGCCTGGGTCAACCGAGCTCACCGGGCTCTTCCTTGAGAAACCTCCGAATGAGGTCCTCGCCGTTGCAG GAGGGGACGTCACTCTCATCGCTCGGGTGGACTCGACCACCCTGACGAGAAAACCCACCATGAAGTGGCTGAAGGGCAAGTGGCTGGACCTTGGCAGCAAGGCCGGGAAACATATGCAGTTTAAAGAAACCTATGACAGAAACAccaag ATCTACACTTATGAGATGAAGATCATCAAAGTGGTCGCTGGGGATGCTGGAGGCTACAGGTGCGAGGTGACATCCAAAGACAAGTGTGACAGCTCCATCTTTGAAGTGTCCGTTGAGT CTGCACatcaggaggagcagcagggggATATTTTGTCTGCCTTCAAGAGAAC GGATGCTGGAGAGGATGACGGAAATCTGGACTTCAGTGCTCTGCTCAAAGCCACCAAGAA GAAGAAGAGGCCAGAAAAAGAGGAACCAGCGATAGATGTGTGGGAATTGCTCCAGAGTGCCCATCCAAGCGAGTACGAGAAAATCGCCTTTGAGTATGGCATCACTGACCTGAGGGGCATGCTGAAACGTCTGAAAAAGATGAAGGTGGTCGAGCCCAAGCACAGCGAGG CTTTCCTGACAAGGATGGAGTCTTGCTACTCGGTGGAAAAGGGCAAGAAGATTGTCCTGAAGTGCGAGGTTATCGATCCCAACGTCCAGGTCAAATGGTTGAAGAATGGCCAGGAGATCAAACCCTCAGCCAA GTACGTCATGGAGGCCAACGGCAACATGAGAACCCTCACTATCAACAGGACGACCCTGGCCGATGATGCTGCGTATGAATGTGTGGTGGGAGAAGACAAGTGTTTCACTGAGGTGTTTGTCAAAG AGCCCCCTGTGACCATCACCAAGCTGATGGATGACTATCATGTGGTCgtgggagagagagtggagttTGAGGTCGAAGTGTCGGAGGAGGGCGCCCACGTCATGTG GTTTTTTGAGGATATAGAGcttcacaaagacaaagactcCAAGTATCGCTTCAAGAAGGACGGAAGGAAGCACACGCTCATCATCCACGAGGCGACGCTGAATGACATCGGAATGTACCATGCCTGGACAAACGGGGGGCACACCAAAGGAGAGCTGGAAGTGGAAG AGAAAGAGCTGGAGGTGCTGCAGGACATCGCTGATCTGACAGTGAGGGCGACAGACCAGGCCATGTTCAAGTGTGAAGTGTCCGACGACAAGGTCACAGGAAAGTGGTTTAAAGATGGCGTGGAGGTTTTGCCAAGCGAACGCATCAAAATGACTCACATTGGAAG GTTCCACCGGCTGATTATTGAGGATGTGAAGCCGGACGATGCCGGAGACTACACGTTTGTTCCTGATGGATACGCTCTGTCACTTTCTGCCAAACTCAACTTCTTGG AAATTAAGATCGACTATGTGCCTAGACAAG ATCCTCCAAAGATCCACCTGGACACCACTGGAAACATGGTCTCCCAGAACACTATCATTGTGGTGGCGGGCAACAAGCTGCGACTGGATGTGGAGATCTCAGGAGAACCAGCACCCACTGTTGTTTGGTCCAAAGGAGATAAG CCAATCACAGAAAATCAAGGCCGTGTGAGGGTGGAGGCCAGGAAAGACCTGAGCTGCTTCGTCATTGAGGGAgcggagagggaggatgagggCAACTACACCATCTGTGTCACTAACCCCGCCGGAGAGGACAAGGCTATGCTGTTAGTGAAGATCGTGG ATGTGCCCGACCCCCCTGAGAATGTCAAATGCACAGCCGTGGGAGAGGACTGCGGCACCATCGTCTGGGACCCCCCTGTATTTGATGGCGGTGTCATAGTCAAAG GTTATCTcatggagaggaagaagaagggcTCCTCCAGATGGACAAAACTCAACTTCGACGTTTACGAATCGACCACATACGAAGCTAAGAGGATGATTGAAGGCGTCCTGTACGAGATGAGGGTGTTCGCCGTCAACAGCATCGGCTTGTCTCCGCCGAGCCTCAGCTCCAAACCCTTCATGCCCATTG cCCCGACCAGTGAGCCGACGCGCCTGACAGTGTACGATACGACGAACAACTCATGCACGCTGAAGTGGCTCATCCCGGAGAAGATTGGAGCTGGAGGCCTGGATGGTTACATTATTGAATACTGCAAGGAAGGAG ACACTGAGTGGGTGGTGGCCAACAAGGAACTTTGTGAGAGACAGGGATACGTGGTGCGTGGCCTCCCCATGGGAGAGAAGATCAACTTCAGGGTGGTGGCTGTAAACATCGCTGGACGCAGTGCCCCTGCTACACTGCAGCAGCCTGTCACCATCCACGAGATCGTTG AACATCCAAAGATCCGCCTTCCTCGTGAACTAAGAACAAAGTACATCAGAAAAGTAGGAGAAAAGCTCAACCTGACCATCCCCTTCCAG GGTAAACCACGTCCCATCGCGACCTGGTACAAAGATGGTCAACCCGTGGACGACAAGATGGTCAGCGTGCGTAACTCAAACGTGGACACCATCCTGTTCATCCgctcagcagagagagagcactcTGGAACTTATGAGCTGGTTCTACAGATTGAGAACCTGGAGGACAGGGCCTCCATCCTCATCCGGATTGTTG ACAAGCCTGGGCCTCCAATAAACGTGAGGGTGATGGACGTCTGGGGCTTCAATGCGGCGCTGGAGTGGGAGCCCCCGAAGGACAATGGCAACTGTGAGATCTCCGGATATACCATCCAGAAGGCGGACATGAAGACcaag GAATGGTTCACCGTGTATGAACACAACAGACGGCCAAGCTGCACTGCCTCAGATCTGATCATGGGCAATGAATACATGTTCCGCGTCTACAGTGAAAACCTCTGTGGCAAGAGCGAGGAGGTGCGCTTCAGCAAGAACACGGCAAACATCGCCAAGACAG GCCTGGAAATCAAACGAAACCCCTACAAGGAGATGGACATGGCCTGTATGCCCAAGTTCACACAGCCCTTAATCGACAGAGCTGTGGTTGCCGGTTACAGCACCGCCATCAGCTGCGCCGTCAGAGGCTACCCCAAG CCTAAGATTGTCTGGATGAAGAACAAAATGATCATCGGCGGGGATCCCAAGTACTTGATGCAGAACAACCAAGGAGTGCTGACCCTGAACATTCGCAAGCCAAGCGCCTTTGATGGCGGCAAATACTCCTGCATGGCTGTCAATGACCTGGGCAAGGACGAGGTGGAGTGCAGACTGGACGTCAAAG CTTTCGTAGAACAGGAGAAGAAGTGA